One window from the genome of Leucobacter aridicollis encodes:
- a CDS encoding thiamine-binding protein — protein sequence MLIHVHVSPTPMGDENGRYSCVEGAIRVIEQSGLEYEVGALGTTVQGPAERLWPLMRELHDATLQAGADRVMTHFRILEAKDDVIEASMTELAARITH from the coding sequence ATGTTGATCCATGTTCACGTGTCGCCCACACCAATGGGAGACGAAAACGGTCGATACAGCTGCGTCGAGGGCGCGATTCGCGTCATCGAGCAGAGCGGTCTCGAGTACGAGGTCGGCGCGCTCGGCACGACAGTTCAGGGTCCTGCGGAGCGCCTCTGGCCGCTCATGCGCGAGCTGCACGATGCGACGCTTCAGGCTGGTGCGGATCGCGTCATGACGCACTTTCGCATCCTCGAGGCAAAAGACGACGTCATCGAGGCATCGATGACCGAGCTCGCCGCCCGCATCACGCACTAG
- a CDS encoding ABC transporter permease gives MRTLTRQILPALLAVVGLVLAWGLLVRLTDAPAYLIPSPMSVWAAGWGDRELLSSHLAATHRIALLGFALGALGGVAIGILLGLSATLRRAAEPLLIASQAIPPVVLAPILISAMGFGALPKVLVVALGAFFPIAISASAAMRDADRYLVDLLQSMGASPLTVLRRVRLPGAVPAIVAGAKVAASYVVFSAIIAEWMGSSVGLGVYLQRSQASYRMDQLFAAVGVIAVLGVLLFWLASLIGDTVLSRFRSTLNRKGV, from the coding sequence GTGAGAACTCTCACGCGGCAGATCCTTCCCGCGCTCCTCGCCGTCGTAGGCCTGGTGCTCGCGTGGGGTCTGCTCGTGCGCCTCACCGACGCTCCTGCGTATCTCATTCCGTCGCCCATGAGCGTTTGGGCGGCGGGCTGGGGCGACAGGGAGCTGCTCAGCTCGCACCTGGCGGCGACGCATAGGATCGCGCTTCTCGGGTTCGCGCTCGGGGCGCTCGGCGGCGTCGCGATCGGGATCCTGCTCGGGCTGTCTGCCACGCTACGGCGGGCGGCGGAACCGCTGCTCATCGCGAGTCAGGCGATTCCTCCGGTGGTGCTCGCGCCGATCCTGATCTCTGCGATGGGGTTCGGGGCGCTCCCGAAGGTCCTTGTAGTGGCGCTTGGGGCGTTCTTCCCGATCGCGATCAGCGCGAGCGCCGCGATGCGCGACGCCGACAGGTACCTCGTCGATCTGCTGCAATCGATGGGGGCGTCACCGCTCACCGTACTGCGTCGCGTACGGCTGCCGGGGGCGGTGCCCGCGATTGTCGCCGGAGCCAAGGTCGCCGCGAGCTACGTCGTGTTTAGCGCAATCATCGCCGAGTGGATGGGCTCGTCCGTCGGGCTCGGCGTCTACCTGCAACGTTCACAAGCGAGCTACAGGATGGACCAGCTGTTCGCCGCTGTCGGCGTCATCGCCGTGCTCGGCGTGCTGCTGTTCTGGCTCGCATCCCTGATCGGAGACACCGTGCTGTCGCGGTTCCGATCCACACTCAACAGAAAGGGCGTCTAG